One genomic segment of Pyruvatibacter mobilis includes these proteins:
- a CDS encoding histidine triad nucleotide-binding protein has product MADPYDHENIFAKILRGEIPARKVYEDAHALAFHDINPQAPVHVLVIPKGPYVSLDDFLAEAPDELVTGFFRAVGKVTRELGLAESEGGTGFRALANAGGDAGQEVPHLHVHLFGGKPLGPMLAG; this is encoded by the coding sequence ATGGCTGATCCTTACGACCACGAAAACATCTTCGCAAAGATCCTGCGCGGCGAGATCCCCGCAAGGAAGGTTTATGAGGACGCGCACGCCCTCGCCTTCCACGACATCAACCCGCAGGCACCGGTGCATGTCCTGGTGATCCCCAAGGGGCCCTATGTGAGTCTGGATGATTTTTTGGCCGAGGCGCCGGATGAGCTGGTCACGGGCTTTTTCCGTGCTGTGGGCAAAGTCACCCGCGAGTTGGGACTCGCCGAAAGCGAAGGCGGCACAGGCTTCCGGGCGCTGGCCAATGCGGGCGGGGATGCCGGGCAGGAGGTGCCGCACCTGCATGTGCATCTGTTCGGCGGCAAGCCACTCGGCCCGATGCTCGCCGGCTGA
- a CDS encoding phosphoribosyl-ATP diphosphatase, with translation MSSQTENPGPEVLARLAASIVARRGTDPSESYTAKLLGKGVEKCAQKLGEEAVETAISAASRDKAGVVSESADVLYHLLVLWAAMDVDPSDVYGELARREGVSGIAEKASRKQS, from the coding sequence ATGAGCAGCCAGACCGAAAATCCGGGCCCCGAAGTCCTTGCCCGCCTCGCAGCCTCCATTGTCGCGCGCAGGGGGACCGACCCGTCCGAGAGCTACACGGCCAAGCTGCTTGGCAAGGGAGTGGAGAAATGCGCCCAGAAGCTGGGTGAGGAAGCGGTGGAAACCGCCATTTCGGCAGCCTCGCGCGACAAGGCCGGCGTCGTCTCCGAAAGCGCCGACGTGCTCTATCACTTGCTGGTCCTGTGGGCGGCCATGGATGTGGACCCGTCGGACGTCTATGGCGAACTGGCCCGCCGCGAGGGCGTGTCAGGCATCGCCGAAAAAGCGTCGCGCAAACAATCCTGA
- a CDS encoding CYTH and CHAD domain-containing protein gives MSTKPAPRELELKLSVTPETLARIRKGGALARLASLTPLGRATTKRLHSVYWDTSAHDLAAEGLGLRIRDAGGTLIQTLKTEDEGAGLASDRAEDETVISDAPRGTSPAGWTPDLRLIADKALRRRARKAIGKQPLQPLFESVVQRTERLYATPDGDRFAVVFDDGHVALVADRTVREVLCEIELELVAGAPAALIRTARTLAQRYPLSLGTRSKAARGYALSAIRNGGAVPVTPAEAIEKAGSSAVLPGMTLAQAYALTLTRCAGQIAGNIDAVVDHRFPEGIHQMRVAMRRLRAAHAAFHKAISVSGAREHIARVKTLFSLLGEARDLDIFCTETLPAMVSASAEAGPGAAPDVTPLAAAAEELRAEVWTRVLAAIKAPAFTEVLLQAGDLAAQAESNGGVTGDGRPGDAGMPLADFARARLDKQWDRAVIAHHVLTGLSNEARHDLRKDLKGLRYEAEFFAPLWPASGVKPFMKQLKGLQDEFGAINDAVTAFHMADMAAARIGGDSAARAAGYVGGWYGARAEAAFAHVCALWPAFEASSPFWHAPPLDA, from the coding sequence TTGTCAACAAAGCCGGCGCCGCGGGAGCTCGAACTCAAGCTCTCGGTCACGCCAGAAACGCTGGCGCGCATCCGCAAGGGCGGGGCGCTGGCGCGTCTGGCCTCGCTCACACCTTTGGGCCGCGCCACCACAAAGAGGCTGCACTCCGTCTACTGGGACACGTCTGCCCATGACCTTGCGGCTGAGGGTCTCGGCCTGCGCATCCGGGATGCAGGCGGCACCCTGATCCAGACCCTCAAGACAGAAGATGAAGGCGCGGGGCTGGCCTCGGACCGGGCGGAAGACGAAACCGTGATTTCCGATGCCCCGCGCGGCACATCGCCCGCAGGCTGGACGCCTGATCTGCGCCTCATCGCCGACAAGGCCCTGCGCCGCCGCGCCCGCAAGGCGATCGGCAAGCAGCCATTGCAGCCGCTCTTCGAGAGCGTGGTGCAGCGCACGGAGCGTCTCTACGCGACCCCGGACGGGGACCGCTTCGCGGTGGTGTTCGATGATGGCCATGTGGCGCTGGTGGCAGACCGGACGGTCCGCGAGGTCCTGTGCGAGATCGAACTGGAGCTTGTGGCGGGTGCGCCTGCCGCCCTTATCCGCACAGCCCGGACACTGGCGCAGCGCTATCCGCTGTCGCTCGGCACCCGCTCCAAGGCCGCCCGCGGTTACGCACTTTCGGCCATACGGAATGGCGGCGCGGTGCCGGTCACACCGGCCGAGGCGATTGAAAAAGCCGGTAGCTCAGCCGTGCTACCCGGTATGACCCTGGCCCAAGCCTATGCCCTCACCCTCACGCGCTGTGCCGGGCAGATCGCAGGCAACATAGACGCGGTGGTGGACCACCGCTTTCCCGAGGGAATCCACCAGATGCGCGTGGCCATGCGGCGGCTGAGAGCGGCCCATGCCGCCTTTCACAAGGCCATATCCGTGTCCGGAGCCCGTGAGCACATCGCCCGGGTCAAAACCCTGTTCTCCCTGCTGGGTGAGGCGCGGGATCTGGATATTTTCTGTACCGAAACATTACCGGCCATGGTTTCCGCGAGCGCCGAGGCCGGTCCGGGCGCAGCCCCTGACGTGACCCCCCTCGCCGCGGCGGCGGAAGAGCTGCGGGCGGAGGTCTGGACGCGGGTCCTGGCAGCAATCAAGGCCCCGGCCTTCACCGAAGTACTGCTGCAGGCCGGTGACCTGGCTGCCCAGGCGGAATCCAATGGCGGTGTGACAGGGGATGGCCGTCCCGGTGACGCGGGTATGCCCCTTGCCGACTTCGCCCGCGCCCGCCTCGACAAGCAATGGGACAGGGCGGTGATCGCCCACCACGTCCTGACCGGTCTGAGCAATGAAGCACGTCATGACCTGCGCAAGGACCTGAAGGGCCTGCGCTATGAAGCAGAGTTCTTCGCCCCGCTCTGGCCCGCGTCCGGCGTCAAGCCGTTCATGAAGCAGCTTAAGGGCCTGCAGGACGAGTTCGGCGCCATAAACGACGCGGTCACGGCCTTCCACATGGCGGACATGGCGGCGGCCCGCATCGGCGGAGACAGCGCGGCCCGGGCGGCGGGCTATGTGGGTGGCTGGTACGGCGCGCGGGCCGAGGCGGCCTTTGCCCATGTCTGCGCCCTCTGGCCCGCCTTTGAAGCGTCCAGCCCTTTCTGGCACGCCCCACCGCTTGACGCCTAG
- the hisF gene encoding imidazole glycerol phosphate synthase subunit HisF has translation MSLKARVIPCLDVKDGRVVKGVNFVDLRDAGDPVEAATAYDAAGADELCFLDITASHEKRGTLIDVVRRTAERCFMPLTVGGGVRTVEDVRQLLLAGADKVAINTAAVTNPDFVREASEKFGAQCIVVAIDAKRVSKDGEPAKWEIFTHGGRTETGIDAIEFAKKVVDLGAGELLITSMDRDGTRAGFDTDLTRTIADAVRVPVIASGGVGTLDHLVDGVRDGHATAVLAASIFHFGDHTIGEAKAHMAANGVDVRP, from the coding sequence ATGAGCCTCAAGGCACGCGTCATTCCCTGCCTGGACGTGAAGGACGGCCGCGTTGTGAAGGGCGTCAATTTCGTTGATCTGCGCGATGCGGGCGACCCGGTAGAGGCCGCCACCGCCTATGACGCGGCGGGCGCCGACGAACTGTGCTTCCTCGACATCACGGCCAGCCACGAAAAGCGCGGCACGCTCATTGATGTGGTGCGCCGCACGGCGGAGCGCTGCTTCATGCCGCTGACCGTCGGCGGCGGTGTGCGCACGGTGGAAGATGTGCGCCAGCTGCTGCTGGCCGGTGCCGACAAGGTGGCGATCAACACCGCCGCCGTCACCAACCCGGATTTCGTGCGCGAGGCGTCTGAGAAATTCGGCGCCCAGTGCATCGTCGTCGCCATCGACGCCAAGCGCGTGTCGAAGGACGGCGAGCCCGCCAAATGGGAGATCTTCACCCATGGCGGCCGCACCGAAACGGGCATCGACGCGATCGAATTTGCGAAGAAGGTTGTCGATCTGGGGGCCGGTGAACTGCTCATCACCTCCATGGACCGCGACGGCACGCGCGCGGGGTTCGATACGGACCTGACCCGCACCATTGCGGACGCGGTCCGTGTGCCGGTGATTGCCTCTGGCGGCGTCGGCACGCTGGACCACTTGGTGGACGGCGTCCGCGACGGGCACGCCACCGCTGTGCTGGCGGCGTCGATCTTCCATTTCGGCGATCACACCATCGGTGAAGCCAAGGCGCATATGGCCGCCAACGGGGTCGATGTGCGGCCCTGA
- a CDS encoding DUF3800 domain-containing protein, whose translation MNFGEYIIYVDESGDHGLKSIDPNYPVFVLAFCIFEKNNYAHEIAPKLQAFKFRWFGHDSIILHEHEIRKQKPPFNFLKPQIVRDQFLEELNKIFGETQMTIISSVIRKDHLKKNYSSPANPYELALLFCMERLVRFLQERGESGKQAHIIFERRGRREDADLELEFRRICDTKSRTDKAWGNLEICFVDKKANSTGLQMADLVARPIGLNAIRPKQPNRAFEIIKPRIRASESGKIMGWGLKHFP comes from the coding sequence ATGAACTTCGGGGAATATATCATCTATGTCGATGAGAGTGGGGATCATGGACTGAAGTCAATCGATCCAAACTATCCTGTTTTTGTTTTGGCATTCTGCATTTTTGAGAAAAACAACTATGCACACGAAATTGCACCAAAACTGCAGGCTTTTAAGTTTCGTTGGTTTGGTCACGATTCAATAATTTTGCATGAACATGAGATTCGAAAGCAAAAACCGCCATTCAATTTTTTAAAGCCGCAAATTGTGAGAGATCAATTTTTGGAAGAACTGAACAAAATATTTGGCGAAACCCAAATGACTATTATCTCATCTGTTATTAGAAAAGACCATCTCAAAAAGAACTACTCATCCCCTGCCAACCCTTATGAACTTGCATTGCTGTTTTGCATGGAGCGTCTCGTTCGATTTCTCCAGGAAAGAGGCGAATCAGGGAAGCAAGCTCATATAATATTTGAGAGAAGAGGTCGCAGAGAGGATGCCGACCTTGAGCTTGAATTCCGAAGAATTTGCGATACCAAATCAAGAACAGATAAAGCTTGGGGCAATCTTGAGATTTGCTTCGTTGATAAAAAGGCAAACTCAACCGGGCTTCAGATGGCAGATCTGGTCGCCCGCCCGATTGGCCTCAATGCTATCCGCCCCAAACAACCCAATAGAGCGTTTGAGATCATCAAACCGAGAATTAGGGCATCTGAAAGTGGGAAAATTATGGGGTGGGGCCTGAAGCACTTTCCATAA
- the hisA gene encoding 1-(5-phosphoribosyl)-5-[(5-phosphoribosylamino)methylideneamino]imidazole-4-carboxamide isomerase — protein sequence MILFPAIDLKDGQCVRLVQGDMDRATVFSDTPAEQAKVFENQGFEWLHLVDLNGAFEGKPVNGDAVEAILKTVSLPAQLGGGIRSMQQIEAWLDKGIARVILGTAALRDPQLVIEACKTWPGKIAVGVDAKDGYVAVEGWAEVSDIQALDLAKRFEDAGVAALIYTDISRDGAMRGMNVAGTAELANSVGIPVIASGGVTNLDDLHALKAANAPGIIGVISGRAIYDGRLDPAEALAVLKGNDFVLDS from the coding sequence ATGATCCTCTTTCCCGCCATCGACCTCAAGGACGGCCAGTGCGTGCGCCTCGTGCAGGGCGACATGGACCGCGCCACGGTTTTCTCCGATACCCCTGCCGAACAGGCCAAGGTTTTCGAAAACCAGGGCTTTGAATGGCTGCATCTGGTCGACCTCAACGGCGCCTTCGAGGGCAAGCCGGTCAATGGCGACGCGGTGGAAGCGATCCTCAAGACCGTGTCGCTGCCGGCCCAGCTTGGCGGCGGCATCCGGTCCATGCAGCAGATCGAAGCCTGGCTCGACAAGGGCATCGCCCGCGTCATTCTCGGCACGGCAGCCCTGCGCGACCCGCAGCTGGTGATCGAGGCCTGCAAGACCTGGCCCGGCAAGATCGCCGTCGGCGTCGACGCCAAGGACGGCTATGTGGCGGTGGAAGGCTGGGCGGAAGTCTCCGACATTCAGGCCCTCGACCTTGCCAAGCGCTTCGAGGATGCAGGCGTTGCCGCCCTCATCTACACCGACATCTCGCGCGACGGTGCCATGCGGGGCATGAATGTCGCCGGCACGGCAGAGCTTGCAAACTCAGTTGGCATTCCGGTCATCGCGTCGGGCGGCGTCACGAATCTCGACGATCTCCACGCGCTGAAGGCCGCCAACGCGCCGGGCATCATCGGCGTCATCTCCGGCCGTGCCATCTATGACGGCCGCCTCGACCCCGCCGAGGCGCTGGCTGTCCTGAAGGGCAATGATTTTGTTCTTGACTCATAA
- the hisH gene encoding imidazole glycerol phosphate synthase subunit HisH produces MTVAIIDYGSGNLRSAEKSFERAARETGADTTIRVTSDPDVVASADRIVLPGVGAFGDCRRGLYAADGMVDALREAVEKRAVPFFGICVGMQLMATRGLEHGSHEGLGWIPGDVAEITPDDPGLKIPHMGWNALEPVDVAGQPHPVFDGLEHGEHAYFVHSYAITPIDPGHVLAKVHYGGEIIAAIGRDNMVGTQFHPEKSQLVGLRLIANFLNWTP; encoded by the coding sequence GTGACCGTCGCCATCATTGATTACGGCTCCGGCAATCTGCGCTCGGCGGAGAAATCCTTCGAGCGCGCCGCCCGCGAGACCGGCGCCGACACCACGATCCGCGTCACCAGCGATCCGGATGTGGTGGCGAGCGCCGACCGCATCGTGCTGCCCGGCGTCGGCGCCTTCGGCGATTGCCGCCGTGGGCTCTATGCGGCCGACGGCATGGTCGACGCCCTGCGCGAGGCAGTCGAAAAGCGCGCCGTTCCCTTTTTCGGGATCTGCGTCGGCATGCAGCTGATGGCCACCCGCGGGCTGGAGCATGGCAGCCATGAGGGGCTCGGCTGGATCCCCGGTGACGTCGCCGAGATCACCCCCGATGACCCCGGCCTCAAGATCCCGCATATGGGCTGGAACGCGCTGGAACCGGTGGATGTGGCGGGCCAGCCGCACCCGGTGTTTGACGGGCTCGAACATGGCGAGCACGCCTATTTCGTGCATTCCTATGCCATCACCCCGATCGATCCCGGCCACGTGCTGGCGAAGGTGCATTATGGCGGCGAGATCATCGCTGCCATCGGACGTGACAACATGGTTGGCACACAGTTCCACCCGGAAAAAAGCCAGCTTGTCGGCCTGCGCCTGATCGCAAACTTCCTTAACTGGACGCCTTAA
- the hisB gene encoding imidazoleglycerol-phosphate dehydratase HisB — protein sequence MSNDRDSRTAIVERKTKETEVFVSLDLDGTGEYDVDTGIGFLDHMLEQLSRHSLIDLKVRAEGDLHIDFHHTTEDSGIVIGEAVLQALGDLKGITRYGNAIIPMDETCTRVTLDVSQRPYLIWKVNFTKPKLGDMDTELFKEWFQAFAQAAGITLHIENMYGENNHHIVESCFKGLARALRQAIEIDPRKADAIPSTKGVLGS from the coding sequence ATGAGCAACGATCGCGATAGCCGCACGGCAATTGTCGAGCGCAAGACCAAGGAGACAGAAGTCTTCGTCTCCCTCGATCTCGACGGCACCGGTGAATATGACGTGGATACCGGCATCGGTTTCCTCGACCACATGCTCGAGCAGCTGTCCCGCCATTCGCTGATCGACCTCAAGGTGCGTGCCGAAGGCGATCTGCATATCGACTTCCACCACACGACCGAGGACAGCGGCATCGTCATCGGCGAGGCCGTGCTGCAGGCGCTCGGCGACCTCAAGGGCATCACCCGCTATGGCAACGCGATCATCCCCATGGATGAGACCTGCACGCGGGTGACGCTGGATGTCTCGCAGCGGCCTTATCTGATCTGGAAGGTGAACTTCACCAAGCCGAAGCTGGGCGACATGGACACCGAGCTGTTCAAGGAATGGTTCCAGGCCTTCGCCCAGGCCGCCGGCATCACGCTGCATATCGAAAACATGTATGGCGAGAACAACCACCACATCGTGGAAAGCTGCTTCAAGGGCCTCGCCCGCGCTTTGCGCCAGGCGATCGAGATCGACCCGCGCAAGGCCGACGCCATTCCGTCCACCAAGGGCGTGCTCGGCAGCTAG
- a CDS encoding pyridoxamine 5'-phosphate oxidase family protein, which translates to MPAEITEPVAQFIARQTHFYMATANAKGQPYVQHRGGPAGFLKVLGPKTLGFADFLGNMRYITVGNLGENDNVFLFLMDYPAQRRVKIRGRAGIVTDPDVIRSVADPNYDAVVERAIIIDVEYWETNCNAHISQRFTQADVDRAVAPVLERMKRLEERLEAAGLPTD; encoded by the coding sequence ATGCCCGCAGAGATCACAGAACCGGTTGCCCAGTTCATCGCCCGGCAGACGCATTTCTACATGGCGACGGCGAATGCCAAGGGCCAGCCCTATGTGCAGCATCGCGGCGGACCGGCGGGCTTTCTGAAGGTGCTGGGGCCGAAGACACTGGGCTTTGCCGATTTCCTCGGCAACATGCGCTACATCACGGTCGGCAATCTCGGCGAGAACGACAATGTGTTCCTGTTCCTGATGGATTATCCAGCCCAGCGCCGGGTGAAGATCCGCGGGCGGGCCGGCATCGTGACGGACCCGGATGTGATCCGCTCGGTGGCGGACCCCAATTATGATGCGGTTGTCGAACGGGCGATCATCATCGACGTGGAGTATTGGGAGACCAATTGCAACGCGCATATCTCCCAGCGGTTCACCCAGGCGGATGTGGACCGGGCCGTGGCACCGGTGCTTGAGCGCATGAAGCGGCTGGAAGAACGGCTTGAGGCGGCGGGCCTGCCGACTGACTGA
- the hslV gene encoding ATP-dependent protease subunit HslV, translated as MASSDFPNWHATTIVTVRKGGKVVIAGDGQVSMGDTVIKATARKVRRLAGGTVISGFAGATADAFTLFERLEAKLEQYPGQLARACVELAKDWRTDRYLRKLEAMMLVADKSESFILTGNGDVLEPENGIAGIGSGGNYALAAARGLSETDLDAEEIARKAMKIASDICVYTNDNIVVEVLDAQA; from the coding sequence ATGGCTTCTTCCGACTTTCCCAACTGGCACGCCACCACCATCGTCACGGTCCGCAAGGGCGGCAAGGTGGTGATCGCGGGCGACGGGCAGGTCTCGATGGGCGATACGGTGATCAAGGCCACCGCGCGCAAGGTGCGGCGGCTGGCGGGCGGCACCGTCATCTCGGGGTTTGCCGGGGCGACGGCCGACGCCTTCACCCTGTTCGAGCGGCTGGAAGCCAAGCTTGAGCAATATCCCGGCCAGCTCGCACGCGCCTGCGTGGAGCTTGCCAAGGACTGGCGGACGGACCGCTATCTGCGCAAGCTGGAAGCGATGATGCTGGTGGCCGACAAATCCGAGAGCTTCATCCTCACCGGCAATGGCGATGTGCTGGAGCCGGAAAATGGCATTGCCGGCATCGGCTCAGGCGGCAATTACGCGCTCGCCGCCGCGCGGGGGCTTTCGGAAACAGATCTCGACGCCGAAGAGATCGCCCGCAAGGCGATGAAGATTGCCTCGGATATCTGCGTCTATACAAATGACAATATTGTTGTCGAAGTGCTTGACGCCCAGGCCTGA
- the hslU gene encoding ATP-dependent protease ATPase subunit HslU, whose product MTTLSPRQIVAELDRHIVGQKDAKRAVAIALRNRWRRQQLETGMREEVLPKNILMIGPTGVGKTEISRRLAKLAQAPFIKVEATKFTEVGYVGRDVEQIVRDLVEAAISMVREAKREEVKPQAHAAAENRVLDALVGPNAGEATRDSFRKKLRDGLLDDKEVDLEVRDSGGGMPMMELPGMPQGSGMGMINLSDMFGKAFGQRTRTRRMKVRDSHDVLVQDESDKLLDDEQITREAIDRVENAGIVFLDEIDKVCAKSERQGADVSREGVQRDLLPLIEGTTVSTKYGSVKTDHVLFIASGAFHIAKPSDLLPELQGRLPIRVEMTALTRDDLKRILTEPEASLVKQYVALMGTEEVTLDFTEEGIDAIADIAAEVNGTVENIGARRLHTVMERVLDEISFEATDAGGATITVDRAYVESRIGDLAQNADLQKFIL is encoded by the coding sequence ATGACCACCCTGTCTCCCCGCCAGATCGTTGCTGAACTCGACCGGCATATTGTCGGCCAGAAGGACGCCAAGCGCGCCGTGGCAATTGCGCTGCGCAACCGCTGGCGGCGGCAGCAGCTTGAGACGGGGATGCGCGAGGAAGTGTTGCCGAAGAACATCCTGATGATCGGCCCGACCGGCGTCGGCAAGACGGAGATTTCCCGCCGGCTGGCCAAGCTGGCCCAGGCCCCCTTCATCAAGGTGGAGGCCACCAAGTTCACCGAGGTGGGCTATGTGGGCCGCGACGTGGAGCAGATCGTCCGCGACCTGGTGGAGGCCGCCATCTCCATGGTGCGCGAGGCCAAGCGCGAGGAAGTGAAGCCGCAGGCCCATGCGGCAGCGGAAAACCGGGTGCTTGATGCGCTTGTTGGCCCCAATGCCGGCGAGGCCACGCGGGACAGTTTCCGCAAGAAGCTGCGCGACGGGTTGCTCGACGACAAGGAAGTTGACCTCGAAGTCCGCGATAGCGGCGGCGGCATGCCGATGATGGAGCTGCCGGGCATGCCCCAGGGCTCCGGCATGGGCATGATCAATCTGTCGGACATGTTCGGAAAGGCGTTCGGCCAGCGCACGCGCACCCGCCGCATGAAGGTGCGCGACAGCCATGATGTGCTGGTGCAGGATGAAAGTGACAAGCTGCTTGACGACGAGCAGATCACCCGCGAGGCCATCGACCGGGTGGAGAACGCGGGCATTGTCTTCCTCGACGAGATCGACAAGGTGTGCGCCAAGTCGGAGCGTCAGGGGGCCGATGTGAGCCGCGAAGGCGTGCAGCGGGACCTGCTGCCGCTGATCGAGGGCACCACGGTGTCCACCAAATACGGATCGGTGAAGACCGACCATGTTCTGTTCATCGCGTCCGGCGCCTTCCACATTGCCAAGCCGTCCGACCTGCTGCCGGAGCTTCAAGGTCGGCTGCCGATCCGTGTCGAGATGACGGCGCTGACCCGCGATGACCTGAAGCGCATCCTGACCGAGCCGGAAGCGAGCCTCGTGAAGCAATATGTGGCGCTGATGGGCACGGAAGAAGTGACGCTCGATTTCACGGAGGAAGGCATCGACGCCATCGCCGACATTGCCGCGGAGGTGAACGGCACGGTCGAGAATATCGGTGCGCGCCGCCTGCACACGGTGATGGAGCGCGTGCTTGATGAGATCAGCTTCGAGGCGACGGATGCGGGCGGGGCGACGATCACCGTCGACCGGGCCTATGTGGAAAGCCGTATCGGCGACCTGGCCCAGAACGCCGACCTGCAGAAATTCATCCTGTAA
- a CDS encoding Smr/MutS family protein: MARRRGKRGLEPNEQELWQKVTEAVKPLDDRAAMADLLKAETPKSPAATSKLARSKAKAAKAALHPTGHPAHSPTQARRPKPPPAPHDAGTLDGGLQRKLRRGRIDPDAKIDLHGLNQAQAHIRLRQDLPRLRTQGVRCLLVVTGKGSASTLARHTLHGDRISETPERRGVLRDNLPRWLAEAEFRPHVAAIRPAHPRHGGGGAFYVWLRRQR; encoded by the coding sequence ATGGCACGCAGGCGCGGCAAGCGCGGCCTCGAGCCCAACGAGCAGGAGCTCTGGCAGAAGGTAACCGAGGCGGTGAAACCCCTGGATGACCGCGCTGCCATGGCCGACCTGCTCAAGGCGGAAACCCCCAAATCCCCCGCCGCCACATCGAAACTGGCCCGCAGCAAAGCCAAGGCGGCGAAGGCAGCCCTTCATCCCACGGGCCACCCGGCCCACTCACCGACACAGGCACGGCGCCCCAAACCGCCTCCCGCGCCCCATGATGCAGGCACACTGGATGGCGGCTTGCAGCGGAAACTGCGCCGTGGCCGTATTGATCCGGACGCCAAAATTGACCTGCATGGCCTCAACCAGGCCCAGGCCCATATCCGCCTGAGGCAGGATCTGCCGCGCCTCCGCACCCAGGGGGTCCGCTGCCTGCTGGTGGTGACCGGCAAGGGGTCAGCCTCGACGCTCGCCCGTCACACCTTGCATGGCGACCGGATTTCAGAGACCCCGGAGCGCCGCGGCGTCCTGCGGGATAACCTGCCCCGCTGGCTGGCGGAGGCGGAATTCAGGCCGCATGTGGCGGCCATCCGCCCCGCCCATCCGCGTCATGGCGGTGGCGGTGCGTTCTATGTGTGGCTCAGGCGGCAGCGCTGA
- the mltA gene encoding murein transglycosylase A yields the protein MTDHAPTERLVLEETTFNALPGWQADDHAAALASLRESCRIISRLPGERGLRGDPRLALTAGDLHPVCDLVAELGETLSSDQARNFFESGFIPFRVRNDNDDTGLVTGYYEPEIKGSRQKSDQFPAPVLARPPDLVSVELGDFRDSLRGQRIAGRVIDGQLVPFEDRAAIARGALADQDLELIWLESAIDAFFLEIQGSGRVILAADGEIDQVIRLSYAGQNGHPYTAIGGPLIEAGHIPREKMSMAAIRDWLESNPDDAQDMMNRNASYVFFTELPVEHPELGPPGAQSALLTPHRSIAVDRKHHVLGLPFWLELPEASPVDPDGPVNRLMVAQDTGGAIRGPVRADYFAGSGAAAGDMAGAMAEQGRLTVLIPAHLADRVRDIPW from the coding sequence ATGACTGACCACGCCCCAACCGAGCGCCTTGTTCTCGAAGAAACGACCTTCAATGCTCTGCCCGGCTGGCAGGCGGATGACCATGCCGCAGCCTTGGCTTCCTTGCGGGAATCCTGCCGGATTATCAGCCGTCTGCCGGGCGAAAGGGGCCTGCGTGGCGACCCGCGCCTCGCCTTGACCGCCGGTGATCTGCACCCTGTATGCGATTTGGTGGCGGAACTGGGTGAAACGCTGTCGAGCGATCAGGCGCGGAATTTTTTCGAGTCCGGCTTCATTCCGTTCCGTGTTCGGAATGATAACGATGATACAGGGTTGGTCACCGGATATTACGAACCCGAAATAAAGGGATCGCGCCAGAAATCCGACCAATTCCCGGCACCTGTCCTGGCGCGGCCGCCGGACCTTGTGTCGGTGGAACTGGGCGATTTTCGCGACAGCCTGCGCGGTCAGCGCATTGCGGGGCGGGTGATTGACGGCCAATTGGTGCCCTTCGAGGATCGCGCGGCCATTGCCCGCGGTGCGCTGGCCGATCAGGACCTCGAACTCATCTGGCTGGAGAGTGCCATCGACGCCTTTTTCCTCGAAATCCAGGGGTCGGGCCGGGTGATACTTGCCGCGGACGGCGAGATTGACCAGGTCATACGCCTGTCCTATGCGGGGCAGAACGGCCACCCCTATACGGCCATCGGAGGGCCCCTCATCGAGGCCGGGCACATCCCCCGCGAGAAGATGTCGATGGCCGCGATCCGGGATTGGCTTGAGAGCAATCCGGACGACGCCCAGGACATGATGAACCGCAACGCGTCCTACGTCTTTTTCACCGAGCTGCCCGTCGAGCATCCCGAACTCGGCCCGCCCGGCGCGCAATCCGCCCTGCTGACCCCCCATCGCAGCATCGCCGTGGACCGCAAGCATCATGTGCTTGGCCTGCCCTTCTGGCTCGAGCTGCCGGAGGCCTCTCCTGTTGACCCTGACGGCCCGGTCAATCGCCTGATGGTGGCGCAGGACACCGGCGGTGCCATTCGAGGGCCTGTCCGCGCCGATTATTTCGCGGGCTCTGGTGCTGCGGCCGGCGACATGGCCGGGGCCATGGCCGAGCAGGGCCGACTGACCGTGCTGATACCTGCCCACCTGGCCGACCGGGTCCGGGACATCCCATGGTAA